One segment of Plasmodium vivax chromosome 14, whole genome shotgun sequence DNA contains the following:
- a CDS encoding hypothetical protein, conserved (encoded by transcript PVX_100670A) has translation MGRIAPLLLTLAELLLYAHNATVCSAYHLGEAARKKACKYGCTGKGNSLVEAKTQSEQDYFTLKLSEHNFRWSVRLLMGSKKTPLQLGVVTSTPITALYCSYNASARESDQMKDLKYGVNESEDVKYVGCKSRQCTAAQRGNSCAPINHFLKMIHEFGLRKKNCTSRFCSYINDMNFLNVDTQLDKRNMSVCSFSSTVGSEHIEGFYFKDSFYLHETVRCSYNYFGCLTQSDDLTFNNAISGFIGLAYNRADDMAHSKESPSMMHTLVQKSISKRNVFTLCFVEGGGFASFGGVNNEALRKTPAVSKLQMSSQHLEADAPLELVADQQAAPHQIVWLAYSDTSKDTYSLLLKEVNLVSGSKRVENSYFLSFPAEITAKLKTAVHSSCAGGANTCSEIINKGVFTLKNQGVADFPALELVFDDGKVLIEPQDYLIHEGDGVYRVLLNSEGTLKLGVPFFLNKYLIFDNERGKLGVGPSDCTYKMKETFPGVDLSTPEADSKGDPEDEDCTRESFFQANKLTILALTSLSVVGGLVGGVFFFC, from the exons ATGGGGCGAATTGCCCCCCTGCTGCTCACCCTGGCGGAACTCCTTTTGTACGCACACAATGCAACAGTCTGTTCTGCGTATCATTTgggagaagcggcgaggAAGAAGGCTTGCAAATATGGTTGCACCGGTAAGGGTAACTCCCTCGTAGAGGCGAAAACCCAAAGCGAGCAGGACTACTTCACCTTAAAGCTGAGTGAACACAACTTCAGGTGGAGTGTGCGCCTGCTGATGGGGTCGAAGAAGACGCCCCTTCAGTTGGGCGTCGTCACGTCCACCCCCATAACGGCCCTGTACTGCTCCTACAACGCGAGTGCACGTGAGAGTGACCAAATGAAGGATTTAAAATATGGGGTAAACGAGTCGGAAGATGTAAAATACGTAGGCTGCAAAAGTAGGCAGTGCACTGCTGCACAGCGAGGCAATTCTTGTGCTCCGATAAATCATTTTCTCAAGATGATCCACGAATTTgggttaagaaaaaaaaattgtaccaGTCGATTTTGCAGCTACATAAATGATATgaactttttaaatgtgGACACCCAGTTGGACAAGAGGAACATGTCCGTGTGTTCGTTCAGCTCGACTGTTGGTTCGGAACACATAGagggtttttattttaaagattcTTTTTACCTGCACGAAACGGTTAGATGCAGCTACAACTACTTCGGCTGCTTAACACAGAGTGACGACTTGACCTTCAATAATGCCATTTCTGGTTTTATAGGGTTGGCATATAACCGTGCAGATGATATGGCTCACTCGAAAGAGTCTCCCTCCATGATGCATACATTGGTTCAGAAGTCCATATCTAAAAGGAACGTCTTTACGTTGTGCTTCGTAGAAGGAGGGGGGTTTGCATCCTTCGGGGGAGTTAACAATGAAGCCTTAAGGAAGACCCCCGCTGTATCTAAACTGCAGATGAGTTCACAACACCTGGAAGCAGATGCCCCGCTGGAACTTGTGGCAGACCAGCAAGCCGCTCCGCACCAAATTGTTTGGCTCGCATATTCGGACACTTCCAAGGACACGTACAGCCTCCTCTTGAAGGAGGTCAACCTGGTGTCTGGCTCGAAGCGGGTGGAGA ACAGCtacttcctctccttcccAGCGGAAATCACCGCCAAGCTGAAGACCGCCGTGCACAGCTCCTGCGCGGGCGGGGCCAACACCTGCTCCGAGATCATCAACAAGGGGGTGTTCACACTGAAGAACCAGGGCGTGGCGGACTTCCCCGCGCTGGAGCTCGTCTTCGA CGACGGGAAGGTGCTGATCGAGCCCCAGGACTACCTAATCCACGAAGG CGACGGAGTGTATAGAGTTTTGCTCAATTCAGAGGGAACCCTCAAGTTGGgggtcccctttttcctgAACAAGTACCTCATCTTCGACAATGAAAGGGGGAAGCTGG GAGTAGGCCCCTCTGATTGCAcctacaaaatgaaggagacCTTTCCCGGAGTCGACTTGAGCACCCCGGAGGCGGACTCGAAGGGGGACCCCGAGGATGAG gACTGCACGAGGGAAAGCTTCTTTCAGGCGAACAAGTTAACCATCCTGGCGCTCACCTCTTTAAGCGTTGTGGGGGGCCTTGTCGggggcgtttttttcttctgttaA